In Nocardioides sp. InS609-2, a single genomic region encodes these proteins:
- a CDS encoding FAD-binding oxidoreductase codes for MPPIARANGNVSFWLDSLQQTTASRPPLPGDLTVDVAIAGAGYTGLWTAYYLKRARPDLEIVVLEREFAGFGASGRNGGWLSDHFSTPASTMEQAHGRDLVLALRRATQDSIDEVIGVCRDEGIDADIIKSGILSVARGPAQDRRLAEHVEAERRWGATESELVELDRPALDQRLRVAGGTSAAWHAHCARIQPAKLARGLAEVVERLGVTIHESTTVSSVEPGLVTTDRGQVRAPVALSCLEGYTTSLPGHKRDLLPLNSAMVVTDPMPERVWAQIGWAGNELFGDLAHAYCYAQRTADGRIAIGGRGVPYRFGSRHDERGVSQDVTVRQLVDLLHTYFPAAASVPIAHAWCGVLGVPRDWASFVRYDKEAGTGSAGGYVGNGVTTSNLAARTLRDLVLDLDTELTRLPWVGHRSRRNWEPEPLRWIGARGVYDLYRLADRQEQRRSLTRDSRWAALANLVAGR; via the coding sequence GTGCCACCCATCGCCCGCGCCAACGGCAACGTTTCCTTCTGGCTCGACAGCCTCCAACAGACGACCGCGAGCCGACCGCCGCTGCCAGGCGACCTCACGGTCGACGTCGCCATCGCCGGTGCGGGGTACACCGGGCTCTGGACCGCGTACTACCTCAAGCGAGCGCGTCCCGACCTCGAGATCGTCGTGCTGGAGCGGGAGTTCGCTGGCTTCGGGGCCTCGGGTCGCAACGGGGGCTGGCTCTCCGATCACTTCTCGACACCCGCCTCCACCATGGAGCAGGCGCACGGTCGCGACCTGGTCCTCGCGCTCCGGCGCGCGACGCAGGACAGCATCGACGAGGTGATCGGCGTCTGCCGCGACGAGGGGATCGACGCGGACATCATCAAGAGCGGCATCCTCTCCGTCGCGCGCGGTCCAGCTCAGGATCGGCGGCTCGCGGAGCACGTCGAGGCCGAGCGCCGGTGGGGAGCCACCGAGTCCGAGCTCGTCGAGCTCGATCGGCCCGCCCTCGACCAGCGGCTGCGGGTGGCCGGGGGAACCTCGGCCGCCTGGCACGCACACTGCGCCCGGATCCAGCCGGCCAAGCTGGCCCGGGGACTGGCCGAGGTCGTCGAGCGGCTGGGCGTGACCATCCACGAGTCCACCACGGTGAGCAGCGTCGAGCCCGGCCTCGTCACGACTGACCGCGGACAGGTCAGGGCTCCCGTTGCACTCTCCTGCCTGGAGGGATACACGACGTCCTTGCCTGGTCACAAGCGCGACCTCTTGCCGCTGAACTCGGCGATGGTGGTCACCGACCCGATGCCCGAGAGGGTGTGGGCGCAGATCGGCTGGGCGGGCAATGAGCTCTTCGGCGACCTGGCCCACGCGTACTGCTACGCACAGCGCACTGCCGATGGGCGGATCGCCATCGGAGGGCGCGGCGTCCCGTACCGGTTCGGGTCGCGTCACGACGAGCGAGGCGTCAGCCAGGACGTCACGGTCCGGCAGCTGGTCGACCTGTTGCACACCTACTTCCCTGCGGCGGCCTCGGTCCCGATAGCGCACGCGTGGTGCGGCGTGCTCGGAGTCCCGAGGGACTGGGCGTCGTTCGTGCGCTACGACAAGGAGGCGGGAACGGGCAGTGCCGGGGGCTACGTCGGCAACGGCGTGACGACCTCCAACCTGGCCGCGCGAACCCTGCGGGACCTGGTCCTCGACCTCGACACGGAGCTGACGCGTCTCCCGTGGGTGGGGCACCGGTCACGCCGGAACTGGGAACCGGAGCCGCTGCGGTGGATTGGGGCCCGGGGTGTCTACGATCTCTACCGCCTGGCAGATCGTCAGGAGCAGCGACGCAGCCTCACGCGCGACAGCCGGTGGGCCGCACTCGCCAACCTGGTCGCGGGACGCTGA
- a CDS encoding antitoxin encodes MTITDTLKQKLDELEIERHVTEAAAEIERAVIDAVEKVGGLAHERRPDIEGWLDKASEAINERTEGRYADQVAGVRSQIEYGVDKVAAQRAADEAPAGPPAGEIPPPPA; translated from the coding sequence ATGACCATCACCGACACCCTCAAGCAGAAGCTCGACGAGCTCGAGATCGAGCGCCACGTCACGGAGGCTGCTGCCGAGATCGAGCGCGCCGTCATCGACGCGGTCGAGAAGGTCGGCGGCCTCGCCCACGAGCGGCGCCCCGACATCGAGGGCTGGCTCGACAAGGCCAGCGAGGCCATCAACGAGCGCACCGAGGGCCGGTACGCCGACCAGGTCGCAGGAGTCCGCAGCCAGATCGAGTACGGCGTCGACAAGGTCGCCGCGCAGCGCGCCGCCGACGAAGCTCCAGCCGGCCCGCCCGCCGGTGAGATCCCGCCGCCTCCCGCCTGA
- a CDS encoding phosphoglycerate dehydrogenase codes for MRLLLADRLPEQTVADLEARGHLCEMEPGLSADDLPARIAGFDVLVVRSTKVTRAVFESADRLALVIRAGAGTNTIDTDAAATRGVLVCNVPGRNSAAVAELTMGLLLAIDRRIPDNVADLRSGHWDKLRYSKARGLLGSTMGIIGLGSIGFAVAERAAAFGIHVQSLSKPARPAHVVSRAQELGITMCDSLRELLSSSDIVTLHVPSCEDTRHLVDDGFLDQMRNGAILLNTSRGDVIDERALLEALDSGAVRAGLDVFADEPSSGKGSWDSPLARHPDVVATHHIGASTEQAQHAIAAAVIEIIDAFVAGEAQHSVNLEPRRLGSITLTVRHLDRVGVLAQVLDLLSSEGLNVEHMENRVFRGGLAAVASIDVAGETSGALLAALRAIPHVLGVSEATLRDRAQGP; via the coding sequence ATGCGCCTGCTCCTCGCCGACCGGCTCCCCGAGCAGACGGTTGCCGACCTCGAAGCCCGTGGACATCTCTGCGAGATGGAGCCCGGGCTCTCGGCCGACGATCTCCCGGCACGCATCGCCGGGTTCGACGTACTGGTGGTGCGCAGCACCAAGGTGACGCGCGCAGTCTTCGAGTCCGCAGATCGCCTGGCTCTCGTGATCCGAGCCGGGGCGGGCACCAACACGATCGACACCGATGCCGCCGCCACCCGCGGCGTACTCGTCTGCAACGTTCCCGGCCGCAATTCCGCCGCGGTGGCCGAGCTCACCATGGGACTGCTGCTGGCGATCGACCGGCGGATCCCCGACAACGTCGCAGATCTCCGCAGCGGTCACTGGGACAAGTTGCGCTACAGCAAGGCGCGCGGCTTGCTCGGGTCCACCATGGGAATCATCGGACTCGGCTCGATCGGATTCGCCGTCGCCGAACGCGCGGCGGCGTTCGGCATCCATGTCCAGTCGCTCTCCAAGCCTGCTCGTCCGGCGCACGTCGTCTCGCGGGCCCAGGAGCTGGGGATCACGATGTGCGACTCCTTGCGGGAGCTGCTGTCGTCCTCCGACATCGTCACCCTCCACGTTCCTTCGTGCGAGGACACCCGGCACCTCGTCGACGACGGGTTCCTCGACCAGATGAGGAACGGCGCGATCCTGCTCAACACGTCGCGGGGCGACGTGATCGACGAACGCGCCCTGCTCGAGGCGCTGGACTCCGGAGCGGTGCGTGCCGGCCTCGACGTGTTCGCCGACGAGCCGAGCTCGGGCAAGGGCTCCTGGGACTCGCCCCTCGCCAGGCACCCCGACGTCGTCGCGACCCACCACATCGGCGCCTCGACCGAGCAGGCCCAACACGCCATCGCCGCGGCAGTCATCGAGATCATCGACGCCTTCGTGGCGGGCGAGGCGCAGCACAGTGTGAACCTCGAACCCCGTCGACTGGGGTCGATCACCCTGACGGTCCGACACCTCGACCGGGTCGGCGTACTCGCCCAGGTGCTCGACCTGCTCAGCAGCGAGGGTCTCAACGTCGAGCACATGGAGAACCGTGTCTTCCGCGGCGGCCTGGCGGCGGTCGCCTCCATCGACGTGGCGGGCGAGACGTCCGGGGCTCTCCTGGCCGCCCTCCGCGCAATCCCCCACGTGCTGGGCGTGTCCGAAGCCACGCTGCGAGACCGTGCGCAGGGTCCGTGA
- a CDS encoding aromatic acid exporter family protein, with translation MRNAARRAWGDALFWVDLVQSAKTVLAGVLAWWVARDVLGLQQPFLAPWSAILVVHATVYRTFARGAQQVAATMLAVVLASLAGHAFGLGVIGMAVLLVAAVVLGRLRWVRDEATTIVTTGVVVLATNSIAESTLLWSRLVDTTTGIVVGLLVNVVVWPPLRDRAAWAEAAKVPGQIGEALAEIADQLSPDFDADQSDRLLTLLRKIDTRIDQCWGLLRQAQEGSRFNPRRRKGWSPLADLVDVLHRLEHVVADAQSLVRTVVISASQGNTWQDAFRAQLVDIMCEVARVVDDDDPERFAPALARLRETAATLSTGDIGESWQEYGGVIINLRNVVDALSYLPPTSQMRPLTGPHVPRRTAAR, from the coding sequence ATGAGGAATGCGGCACGACGGGCATGGGGCGACGCGCTGTTCTGGGTCGACCTCGTCCAGTCGGCGAAGACGGTGCTGGCCGGGGTGCTCGCCTGGTGGGTCGCCCGCGACGTACTCGGCCTCCAGCAGCCGTTCCTCGCACCGTGGTCGGCGATCCTCGTGGTGCACGCGACCGTCTACCGGACCTTCGCGCGAGGCGCGCAGCAGGTGGCGGCCACGATGCTCGCTGTCGTGCTGGCCTCGCTGGCGGGTCACGCGTTCGGACTCGGCGTCATCGGGATGGCGGTGCTGCTCGTCGCCGCCGTGGTGCTCGGTCGGCTCCGCTGGGTTCGCGACGAGGCGACCACCATCGTGACCACCGGCGTGGTCGTGCTCGCCACCAACTCGATCGCCGAGTCCACCCTGCTGTGGAGCCGGCTGGTCGACACCACGACCGGCATCGTTGTCGGGCTGCTCGTCAACGTCGTGGTGTGGCCGCCGCTGCGCGACCGGGCCGCGTGGGCCGAGGCGGCGAAGGTGCCCGGCCAGATCGGTGAGGCGCTGGCCGAGATCGCCGACCAGCTGTCGCCGGACTTCGACGCCGACCAGAGCGACCGGTTGCTCACTCTCCTGCGCAAGATCGACACCCGGATCGATCAGTGCTGGGGGCTGTTGCGCCAGGCCCAGGAAGGCAGCCGGTTCAACCCCCGCCGGCGCAAGGGCTGGTCACCGCTCGCCGACCTGGTCGACGTGCTGCACCGCCTCGAGCACGTGGTGGCCGACGCCCAGAGCCTGGTCCGCACCGTCGTGATCAGCGCGTCCCAGGGCAACACCTGGCAGGACGCCTTCCGCGCCCAGCTCGTCGACATCATGTGCGAGGTGGCTCGGGTCGTCGACGACGACGACCCCGAGCGGTTCGCCCCGGCCCTGGCCCGGCTGAGGGAGACCGCTGCGACGCTCTCGACGGGCGACATCGGCGAGTCCTGGCAGGAGTACGGCGGGGTGATCATCAACCTGCGCAACGTCGTCGACGCACTCTCCTACCTGCCACCGACGTCGCAGATGCGGCCACTCACGGGGCCACACGTCCCGCGGCGTACGGCGGCGCGCTGA
- a CDS encoding DUF6297 family protein: protein MATQTGPGIGDLRADIRDWRRGRATASMSDVLQDVYVAVFAALMLGAMLVNVVVGFRREADDLCVAAGCVSARALLPWLTITATLAAVLAMARLLGPVFTTPAAGAWLLSTPVDRASLLRRRFVGLSVVAATIVLAVAVAATALAGLPLRVVTASCAAVAVAGVGVVAVAAMSQKRGRAESRWLLWLLLAVTWAGLLTLALDESPSWRGGPTVGAASAVLALVAAAVVPLVVTGWRGLARLRRRQLEPGGNLSSGLSGALATLDLALAYDVVVAHTARIRGTVRSHRGGPRGPLALVWRDLIRLRRRPMPLLVVAAVVVAPYAVAQAGGGRLTVLVATLVGFVGAVPLCLALRVVTRTPALARMMPFTNAVSRGCTLVVPGVVLVAFGLACSPGLGSAMGVDGGVATQLGLAVGAGALTSTTWWMAARPVNYSVPAVSTPLGALPPGMISGALRGPDMVLVTSAPMLISPTATGAAVTCWLCAAVLAYLVLRR from the coding sequence ATGGCGACGCAGACCGGACCGGGGATCGGCGACCTGCGGGCCGACATCCGCGACTGGCGGAGGGGCCGTGCGACAGCCTCGATGAGCGACGTACTGCAGGACGTGTACGTCGCCGTCTTCGCTGCCCTCATGCTCGGCGCGATGCTCGTCAACGTCGTGGTCGGGTTCCGCCGCGAGGCCGACGACCTCTGCGTCGCGGCCGGCTGCGTCAGCGCTCGTGCCCTGCTGCCCTGGCTCACGATCACCGCGACGCTGGCCGCCGTGCTCGCGATGGCCCGGCTGCTCGGCCCGGTCTTCACGACCCCGGCGGCGGGTGCCTGGCTGTTGAGTACGCCGGTCGACCGGGCGTCCCTGCTGCGCCGGCGCTTCGTGGGGCTCTCCGTCGTCGCGGCAACGATCGTCCTCGCGGTGGCCGTGGCGGCGACGGCCCTGGCAGGTCTCCCGCTGCGGGTGGTGACGGCCTCGTGTGCCGCCGTGGCTGTCGCCGGTGTCGGGGTGGTCGCCGTGGCGGCCATGTCGCAGAAGCGCGGCCGGGCGGAGTCGCGGTGGCTGCTCTGGCTGCTCCTGGCCGTCACCTGGGCCGGCCTGCTCACCCTGGCCCTCGACGAGTCACCGTCCTGGCGAGGTGGCCCCACCGTGGGCGCCGCGTCGGCGGTGCTCGCGCTCGTCGCGGCCGCCGTGGTCCCGCTGGTCGTCACGGGCTGGCGTGGACTCGCCCGGCTCCGGCGCCGTCAGCTCGAGCCCGGCGGCAACCTGTCGTCCGGCCTCTCGGGCGCGTTGGCCACCCTCGACCTCGCGCTCGCCTACGACGTGGTGGTCGCGCACACGGCGCGGATCCGCGGCACGGTCCGGTCACACCGCGGTGGACCACGCGGACCGCTCGCCCTGGTGTGGCGCGACCTGATCCGGCTGCGCCGGAGACCTATGCCCCTGCTGGTGGTGGCAGCGGTCGTGGTCGCGCCGTACGCCGTGGCGCAGGCCGGCGGTGGCCGGCTGACCGTCCTGGTGGCAACGCTCGTGGGGTTCGTCGGCGCCGTACCGCTCTGCCTGGCCCTGCGCGTGGTGACCCGGACACCAGCCCTGGCCCGGATGATGCCGTTCACCAACGCTGTCTCGCGCGGCTGCACGCTGGTGGTGCCGGGCGTGGTGCTCGTCGCCTTCGGGCTGGCCTGCTCGCCGGGCCTCGGCTCGGCGATGGGCGTCGACGGAGGCGTCGCGACGCAGCTGGGCCTGGCTGTGGGCGCTGGTGCGCTGACCAGCACGACCTGGTGGATGGCCGCCCGGCCCGTCAACTACTCCGTCCCCGCGGTATCCACGCCGTTGGGGGCGCTGCCGCCGGGCATGATCTCCGGCGCCCTTCGCGGCCCCGACATGGTGCTGGTGACGAGCGCGCCGATGCTGATCTCGCCGACCGCCACCGGGGCCGCGGTCACGTGCTGGCTGTGCGCCGCGGTGCTGGCCTACCTCGTGCTCCGGCGCTGA
- a CDS encoding DUF1918 domain-containing protein gives MRASIGDLVLIESNSAEKHRREGEILEVRGADGAPPYVVRWSDGHEGLFYPGPDARVRPRDAASGSGG, from the coding sequence ATGAGGGCGAGCATCGGTGACCTGGTGCTGATCGAGAGCAACTCGGCGGAGAAGCATCGGCGAGAGGGAGAAATCCTCGAGGTGCGCGGCGCTGACGGAGCTCCGCCGTACGTGGTGCGCTGGTCAGACGGGCACGAGGGACTGTTCTACCCGGGGCCGGACGCGCGCGTACGTCCGCGCGATGCGGCGTCGGGCTCCGGAGGCTGA
- a CDS encoding DUF1801 domain-containing protein: MPTFSSSGLICTVETYKDKVKITFARGASLADPDALFNASLDAGTRRAIDIFGGDELDAVAFVELVREAVALNNA; this comes from the coding sequence GTGCCGACCTTCTCCTCCTCGGGTCTGATCTGCACGGTCGAGACCTACAAGGACAAGGTGAAGATCACCTTCGCCAGGGGCGCCTCGCTCGCTGACCCGGACGCGCTGTTCAACGCGAGCCTCGACGCCGGCACACGGCGCGCCATCGACATCTTCGGCGGCGACGAGCTCGACGCGGTCGCCTTCGTCGAGCTGGTCCGTGAGGCGGTCGCGCTCAACAACGCGTGA
- a CDS encoding ABC transporter ATP-binding protein, protein MSDSGEGPVLRVRGLSRTFGEVQVLSGFDLDVAAGSAVALVGRNGSGKSTALRCITGTDEATAGTVELDGAPYDERTVRVRRDVAVVLDDLDFFPDLSVVEHLDLLARAHRVTEADEVVDQILNDLGLIPQSGQLPGTLSSGQRRRLSLASAFVRPRRLLVLDEPEARLDTDGISWLSRRLVEEKQAGLAIVFASHSEALVEAVADRVVELGTP, encoded by the coding sequence GTGAGTGATTCGGGGGAAGGTCCCGTCCTGCGGGTCCGCGGGCTGTCCCGCACGTTCGGCGAGGTCCAGGTGCTGTCGGGCTTCGACCTCGATGTCGCGGCCGGCTCGGCCGTCGCGCTGGTCGGTCGCAACGGCTCGGGCAAGTCCACCGCGCTGCGCTGCATCACCGGCACCGACGAGGCCACCGCCGGCACCGTGGAGCTCGACGGGGCGCCGTACGACGAGCGGACGGTGCGCGTACGCCGCGACGTCGCCGTCGTGCTCGACGACCTCGACTTCTTCCCCGACCTCAGCGTGGTCGAGCACCTCGACCTGCTGGCCCGCGCGCATCGCGTCACCGAGGCCGACGAGGTGGTCGACCAGATCCTCAACGATCTCGGGCTGATCCCGCAGTCGGGCCAGCTGCCCGGCACCCTCTCGTCCGGCCAGCGCCGCCGGCTCTCGCTGGCGAGCGCGTTCGTCCGACCGCGCCGCCTGCTGGTGCTCGACGAGCCCGAGGCCCGCCTAGACACCGACGGCATCTCCTGGCTGTCTCGGCGACTCGTCGAGGAGAAGCAGGCCGGGCTCGCCATCGTCTTCGCCAGCCACTCGGAAGCTCTCGTTGAGGCGGTGGCCGACCGGGTCGTCGAGCTCGGGACTCCCTGA
- a CDS encoding isocitrate lyase/phosphoenolpyruvate mutase family protein: MLRDANPWDAGSARSLEQLGFKALATTSSGFAWTLGRADTQVTRDQALDHLRVIAGAVKVPVNADFEGGYAVDPAGVAENVKMAADTGIAGLSIEDASGDEAQPLFEFDLAVERIAAARRAIDESGTDIVLTGRSEGFVCGRPDIDETIRRLRAYAEAGADCLYAPRIDSLEDISAIVSAVSPKPVNLLINAPFITVAEAAQLGVRRISVGGTLARTAWDGFLKAAKDIADTGTFSRFEGLPNVDGLLGG, translated from the coding sequence GTGCTTCGTGATGCCAACCCGTGGGACGCGGGGAGCGCGCGGTCCCTGGAACAGCTCGGATTCAAGGCGTTGGCCACGACGAGCTCCGGGTTCGCCTGGACGCTCGGTCGCGCGGACACCCAGGTCACCCGTGATCAGGCGCTCGACCATCTCCGGGTCATCGCCGGCGCTGTGAAGGTACCGGTGAACGCCGACTTCGAGGGTGGGTATGCGGTGGATCCGGCTGGGGTCGCGGAGAACGTCAAGATGGCCGCGGACACGGGCATTGCCGGGCTCTCGATCGAAGACGCCTCGGGCGACGAGGCCCAACCACTGTTCGAGTTCGACCTTGCCGTGGAACGAATTGCCGCCGCGCGACGAGCGATCGACGAGAGCGGGACGGACATCGTCCTGACGGGTCGCTCCGAGGGCTTCGTGTGCGGGCGTCCCGACATCGACGAGACGATTCGCCGGCTTCGTGCGTACGCCGAAGCCGGGGCCGACTGTCTCTACGCTCCCCGGATCGACAGCCTCGAGGACATCTCCGCGATCGTGTCGGCGGTGTCACCGAAGCCGGTGAACCTCCTGATCAACGCTCCGTTCATCACCGTCGCGGAGGCGGCGCAGCTGGGCGTACGGCGGATCAGCGTTGGCGGCACGCTCGCGCGCACCGCATGGGACGGCTTCCTGAAGGCCGCGAAGGACATCGCGGACACGGGGACGTTCTCCCGGTTCGAGGGGCTGCCCAACGTCGATGGCCTACTCGGCGGCTGA
- a CDS encoding NYN domain-containing protein, producing the protein MPATDLAHPASPARVAVYIDFDNVVISRYDQVHRDPKRTRSDAWRSDNAKEHAAADESDDPIAVKLAEARVDMGALLDYAASFGTVAIARAYADWSVPANAAYRRQLVDRAVDLTQLFPVSGTKNGADIRLAVDAIEDLLHYTDLTHVVIVGGDSDYIAVAQRCKQLGRSVIGVGVTGSTSRALIAACDVFSHYDDLPGVGPAPTRRVTTAPAAEKKAEQKIESAPAAKTIKKTAAQRAAQKAVPTAEETRQQEATNLLVRALRNSDDSDDEWLYGGGVKSQMQRMDSSFKEKSLGFSSFRAFLESRSHIAETDTEGGHVRVRLRDR; encoded by the coding sequence ATGCCTGCGACCGACCTCGCCCACCCGGCCTCTCCCGCGCGGGTTGCGGTCTACATCGACTTCGACAACGTCGTCATCTCCCGCTACGACCAAGTGCATCGTGACCCCAAGCGCACCCGGAGCGACGCCTGGCGCAGCGACAACGCGAAGGAGCACGCTGCCGCCGACGAGAGCGACGACCCGATCGCCGTCAAGCTGGCCGAGGCACGGGTCGACATGGGCGCCCTGCTCGACTACGCAGCGTCGTTCGGCACGGTCGCGATCGCTCGCGCGTACGCCGACTGGTCGGTGCCCGCCAACGCCGCCTACCGTCGCCAGCTAGTCGACCGGGCCGTCGACCTGACCCAGCTCTTCCCGGTGAGCGGCACCAAGAACGGCGCCGACATCCGGCTGGCCGTGGACGCGATCGAGGACCTGCTCCACTACACCGACCTGACGCACGTGGTGATCGTGGGCGGCGACTCCGACTACATCGCCGTGGCTCAGCGCTGCAAGCAGCTCGGCCGCTCCGTCATCGGGGTCGGCGTCACCGGCTCCACGAGCAGGGCCCTGATTGCCGCCTGCGACGTCTTCAGCCACTACGACGACCTGCCCGGCGTGGGCCCGGCCCCGACCCGCCGGGTGACCACTGCCCCGGCCGCCGAGAAGAAGGCGGAGCAGAAGATCGAGAGCGCGCCGGCCGCCAAGACCATTAAGAAGACCGCCGCGCAACGGGCCGCCCAGAAGGCCGTGCCCACCGCCGAGGAGACCCGTCAGCAGGAGGCGACCAACCTGCTCGTGCGTGCGCTGCGCAACTCCGACGACTCCGACGACGAGTGGCTCTACGGCGGTGGGGTGAAGAGCCAGATGCAACGGATGGACTCCTCGTTCAAGGAGAAGTCGCTCGGCTTCAGCTCGTTCCGGGCCTTCCTCGAGTCGCGCTCCCACATCGCCGAGACCGACACCGAGGGCGGCCACGTGCGGGTGCGGCTGCGCGACCGCTGA
- a CDS encoding HAMP domain-containing sensor histidine kinase — translation MDGVFDGDDLWRLTLQHSPIGMALVGLDGALLMVNRATCDMLGYDAESLTQRGFQELTHAADLDADLELFDQAVAGEIDSYRLRKRYLHADGHVVWGDLSVALVRGQDGSPLHFISQILDVTEQRDHEQRLEAARAEVEYEHQTLEAIFEAVSVGLLLVSSDGRYERMNRRHRETLSLEFPDGHNGQAGQLGHVYFQDGKTLMSKEDMPSYRAVQGEEFDDYTYWVGNEPRTRTAFSASARQVRGPAGERLGAALAYQEITDLMRAMQVQDEFVSSVSHELRTPLTSVLGYLEMLCEHEELPPDVIAQLRVVQRNALRLRSLLSDLLHVGQVGEDRLKLQRTRVDLAALVADAVEATRPSAEKCGMAVEVAAPDHVSAVVDEQRIRQVLDNLLSNAIKYGGAGGSVTVGLRQGADAIELEVSDTGMGIAQDEVEHVFGRFFRGGEALEQLIPGTGLGLNIVSSIVAAHDGAVTLESEVGRGSTFRVTLPHQSV, via the coding sequence ATGGACGGCGTATTCGACGGCGACGACCTCTGGCGCCTGACCTTGCAGCACTCACCGATCGGCATGGCCCTGGTCGGCCTCGACGGCGCGCTGCTGATGGTCAATCGCGCGACGTGCGACATGCTCGGATACGACGCCGAGAGCCTGACGCAGAGGGGATTCCAAGAGCTCACCCATGCCGCGGACCTCGACGCCGACCTCGAGCTGTTCGACCAGGCCGTGGCCGGGGAGATCGACTCCTATCGGCTCCGCAAGCGGTACCTGCACGCGGACGGCCACGTTGTCTGGGGCGACCTCTCGGTGGCTCTGGTGCGAGGACAGGACGGCAGCCCGCTCCACTTCATCTCGCAGATTCTCGACGTGACCGAGCAGCGCGACCACGAGCAGCGGCTCGAGGCGGCCCGCGCGGAGGTCGAGTACGAGCACCAGACACTCGAGGCGATCTTCGAGGCGGTGAGCGTGGGATTGCTGCTGGTCAGCAGCGACGGCCGCTACGAGCGGATGAACCGGCGACACCGGGAGACCCTGAGCCTTGAGTTCCCCGACGGGCACAACGGCCAGGCGGGTCAGCTCGGGCACGTGTACTTCCAGGACGGGAAGACACTGATGTCCAAGGAGGACATGCCGTCGTACCGCGCGGTCCAGGGTGAGGAGTTCGACGACTACACCTACTGGGTGGGCAATGAGCCCCGCACCCGCACCGCCTTCTCCGCGTCGGCTCGCCAGGTGCGTGGTCCCGCCGGTGAGAGGCTGGGCGCCGCGCTCGCCTACCAGGAGATCACCGACCTGATGCGCGCCATGCAGGTCCAGGACGAGTTCGTGTCGTCGGTGTCCCACGAGCTGCGTACGCCGCTCACGTCGGTCCTCGGCTATCTCGAGATGCTCTGCGAGCACGAGGAACTTCCGCCCGACGTGATCGCCCAGCTGCGAGTGGTCCAGCGCAACGCCCTTCGGTTGCGGTCGCTGCTGTCCGACCTGCTCCATGTCGGGCAGGTCGGCGAGGACAGGCTGAAGCTGCAGCGCACTCGAGTGGACCTGGCCGCCCTGGTTGCCGACGCTGTCGAGGCGACGCGCCCGTCTGCGGAGAAGTGTGGGATGGCCGTCGAGGTCGCCGCACCGGATCACGTCTCCGCCGTCGTCGACGAGCAGCGCATCCGCCAGGTGCTGGACAACCTCCTCTCCAACGCCATCAAGTACGGCGGCGCAGGTGGCTCCGTGACCGTCGGCCTCCGGCAGGGCGCAGATGCGATCGAGCTCGAGGTGAGCGACACCGGCATGGGCATAGCCCAGGACGAGGTCGAGCACGTCTTCGGCCGCTTCTTCCGCGGTGGCGAGGCGCTCGAGCAGCTCATCCCCGGCACCGGGCTCGGTCTCAACATCGTCAGCTCCATCGTGGCCGCCCACGACGGCGCGGTGACACTGGAGAGCGAGGTGGGCCGGGGCAGCACCTTCCGGGTCACCCTGCCCCACCAGAGTGTCTGA